In one Capra hircus breed San Clemente chromosome 22, ASM170441v1, whole genome shotgun sequence genomic region, the following are encoded:
- the MOBP gene encoding myelin-associated oligodendrocyte basic protein isoform X1 has translation MSQKAVKEGPRLSKNQKFSEHFSIHCCPPFTFLNSKREIVDRKYSICKSGCFYQKKEEDWICCACQKTRTSRRAPSPQRPKRQPAAPPAVVRAPAKPRSPPRPERQPRPRPEVRPPPAKQRPPQKAKQQPRSSPQRGPGTSRGGSPVKASRLKRRTKPTPRKK, from the exons ATGAGTCAGAAAGCGGTTAAGGAGGGCCCCAGACTCTCCAAGAACCAGAAGTTCTCCGAGCACTTCAGCATACATTGCTGCCCGCCGTTCACCTTCCTCAATTCCAAACGTGAGATCGTGGACCGCAAGTACAGCATCTGTAAAAGCGGCTGCTTCTaccagaagaaagaggaggactGGATCTGCTGCGCCTGCCAGAAGACCAG AACCAGCCGCCGCGCACCGTCCCCTCAGAGGCCCAAGCGCCAGCCAGCTGCACCCCCCGCGGTGGTCAGAGCGCCAGCCAAGCCACGGTCCCCTCCGAGGCCCGAACGCCAGCCACGCCCCCGCCCAGAAGTCCGACCTCCACCGGCCAAGCAGCGGCCCCCTCAGAAGGCCAAGCAGCAGCCGCGCAGCAGCCCCCAGAGAGGGCCAGGCACCAGCCGTGGGGGGTCCCCCGTCAAAGCTTCTAG ATTGAAAAGGAGGACCAAGCCGACCCCTCGGAAGAAGTGA
- the MOBP gene encoding myelin-associated oligodendrocyte basic protein isoform X2 has translation MSQKAVKEGPRLSKNQKFSEHFSIHCCPPFTFLNSKREIVDRKYSICKSGCFYQKKEEDWICCACQKTRTSRRAPSPQRPKRQPAAPPAVVRAPAKPRSPPRPERQPRPRPEVRPPPAKQRPPQKAKQQPRSSPQRGPGTSRGGSPVKASRFW, from the exons ATGAGTCAGAAAGCGGTTAAGGAGGGCCCCAGACTCTCCAAGAACCAGAAGTTCTCCGAGCACTTCAGCATACATTGCTGCCCGCCGTTCACCTTCCTCAATTCCAAACGTGAGATCGTGGACCGCAAGTACAGCATCTGTAAAAGCGGCTGCTTCTaccagaagaaagaggaggactGGATCTGCTGCGCCTGCCAGAAGACCAG AACCAGCCGCCGCGCACCGTCCCCTCAGAGGCCCAAGCGCCAGCCAGCTGCACCCCCCGCGGTGGTCAGAGCGCCAGCCAAGCCACGGTCCCCTCCGAGGCCCGAACGCCAGCCACGCCCCCGCCCAGAAGTCCGACCTCCACCGGCCAAGCAGCGGCCCCCTCAGAAGGCCAAGCAGCAGCCGCGCAGCAGCCCCCAGAGAGGGCCAGGCACCAGCCGTGGGGGGTCCCCCGTCAAAGCTTCTAGGTTCTGGTAA